The Effusibacillus lacus DNA segment ACCCCTATTTTTCCTCAACCATACTGAAAAGGGGCTGGGAATACTTTCAGGACTGTGCGGTTGAACGCTTGGACATGGAAGGAGGAACCGTCATCCAGGCGACGGTTCGCGGGACAAGGAAGTACCGGGTCTATATGGATCTGACTTCTTTCCCGGACAGTTCCTGCAGTTGTCCCTATGAGGGGTACTGCAAACACATGGCTGCCGTGCTGTTTGAGGCTTTGGACGAAGTCGGGCTGTCGGCCTATGACTTTTTGGCGAACCGGGCAGGCCAGGAGGAAATTGCGGCAGCCGCTTCGCAAGTTGCCGCCGATGCAAGGGCCTTGCCGTCTTCTGCTGTTGGCGGAAAAGCCAAGAAATCTCCAACGAAACCACGAATCGCGGCCCCGCAGGAATCAGGTCCCGTGGAGGAATGGCACCTCTATTTTTCCGAAAAGTTTGGCAACCCCCGGCAATACGGGCCTTATTCGATAGGATCCTTCTACCTCAACGTTCGAAATCATCTTTTCCCGCTGTGTCAGAACTGGAGTCCCGGGATTCAACGGCTCTACCAACTGCATGTGTGGTTGTTCGTCATGCAGCAGATTGATCGAATCTACAGTCAAGTCAGCGGCTACTCTTTGTATTACGACAATGATTCCTATTTTAAAAATCAGTCTTCACAGTGGATCGACGACCTGGTGGAAATTGTGGAAGGCATCGATCCGGTGGAAGCCAGTCAACGATATCCACAGTATCTTGCGGCAACAACCCGTTTTTTGGCCGAGAACGCTTTTCCTGCCCGTGAAACGCTGACGGACTGGTCTTTTGTCTACCGCTTTTTATGGGGCCGATTATTGAATTATAAACCATGGATCATCGGAGAGTGTGACCGGCTGCGGTCAGAATTGAAGAAACCGGATCTCTCATTGGTTCGCAAGGATGCCCTGATCATAGCTTTGGTTCATTTTGACATTTTGGACGGCCGTGATCGGCAAGCGATGGAAAAGGCCGAAAAAGAGCTTTCGGCCCAAGACCCCGCGGTGTTGTGGGGATATTTTCAATACTTTGTGTCCAGCAGCCAATGGGACAGGCTGATCGACTGGCTGAAATGGCTGAAACCGATTGTCAAACGCTCGGGGCAACGCCACCTCAGCCATTATTTTCACTTTTGGCAGGAAGCAAAAAAACACCGGGCCACAGAAGAAGAGTGGGTTGCAACCGCAATCTATCTGCTGCCGACCAGTTACGGCCATTATGCCAAATACCTGATCGAGCAGGGCCGGTACCGGGAATGGGTGGACTTGAACCTGTTCTGCGGCCTTTCGCTGTACGAGGTGGACCCCGTCGATTTGAAGAAAGTGGAATCGAAACAGAAAGAATCCGTTCTGCCGTTGTATCATCAGGCGGTGGAGCGCTGTATCCTTGAGAAAAATCGGGACTCCTACAGAGAGGCGGTCCGGCTCATGAAGAAGCTGGAACAATTGTACCGGCATCTCAGGGAACAGCCTCGCTGGGCGCGGTATATCGAGTATGTAAGTGCCAAATACAGTCGTTATCGCGCCTTTCAGGAGGAATTGCGGAAAGGAAAGGTCGTCGGATGATCGCTCAGGATACAATCATTCTGCAGGGGACAAGATTGGCGACAGGAGAGTTTTTTCTTTGGGCAACCGGGGAAAAAGGGGTGTCCATCTTCCCCGAAAGATTGAAGACACAATTGTTTGCCTGGGATCGCCGCTCTTTTTACGGTGCGATGATTGACATCGCCGAACGGGACGGCAGAGCGGGCGTGCTCCCTCTCCGGCAACGGCTCTTCATTTCCTGGCGTCCCCATCCCACACATTGCATGGAACAATCGAATGGAGCGGCGAGCTTTTGCTCTTACAGGAAGCGGCCCGGATCTGTCGGGAAGCTCTGATCCACGGTTGGTTTGCCCCGTCCTTTGACGGGTGGAAATGGGGGCACTTGCGTTGGGAATTGCGGCAACCGGAACATCTGGAAAGGTCCTGGCAGACCGTCCTGCGGGAAGCGGAACGACATGGAATCCGGTATTTGGAAGACTGGTTCGATTCCGTCGTGGCCGATGTGTTGCGGCAAGAACCGGAAGTTGCGGCAGCCTGGGAGAAGGTCGTTCAGGAGCACAGGTTCTTGCAGGCATCTCCCGTACACAATGAGCCTGGGGGTGTCGATGGCTGGCTGGATGAGGAGCAGTGGCTGGTTGCAATCGGCTGGAAGCGGGATGAAATTCCCTTTCGCACCTGCGTTCAATTGGTGGAACCGGAGGACGGGGAGAATTGGAAACTGCGGTTGATTCTGCAGGACAAAGACAATCCCTACCTGCTGGTGGAAACCGATGCAAGCGGAAGACCGCTGGAAGGTGATTTCCCCGGTCACTGGCTAGGCTATACAGAGGAAAGAATCCTGAGAGACGCCGCCAAAATCACTCAGATTGTTCCCTGGCTGGGGTCTGCTGACCGGCCGGATCTATTTTTGACGGAACTTGACGACGAGCAGGCGTGGGAATTTATGAACGAAAGCGGGCTTCGTCTGATCCAGGCCGGATTTTCCGTGTTTCTGCCGTCCTGGTGGGAGGAACTGAAGAATCTGCGGCCGAAATTGAAGGCGCAAATCAAATCTTCCGTCGGATCGGACCGGAATTCCCTGTTGGGTCTCAATCAAATCGTGCAGTTTGACTGGAAGGTCGCTGTCGGAAACCTGGATCTGACAGAAGAAGAGTTTGTTCGCCTGGCGACCGAGAAAAAACGGCTGATGCGAATTCGCGGCAAATGGGTTCAGTTGGATCCCGCTTTCGCCAATCAGGTGCGGCAGACATTCAAACTTGTCCAGAAAAACAAAGGGTTGTCCCTGCGTGACGTGCTGGAAATGTATCTGCTCGGCTCGGAGGAAGATCAAACTGCCTGTGGCGAAAACAATCTCCATGAAGATTCCAGCGCGGAAATCGCCGGGAAAGACGCCCACGCCCCGCTGCGGTTTGAAGTGGAACTCAACAGTCACTTGCAGCAGTTTATGAAGAAACTCCAACAGACCTCCAGCGTGGAGATGGTGGAACCTCCGGCGGAATTAAACGCCCAACTGCGGAAATATCAACAGGAAGGCGTGTCCTGGCTGCTGTTTTTGCGCCGATTCGGTCTTGGCGGCTGTCTGGCGGACGATATGGGATTGGGCAAAACCATTCAATTCATTGCTTATTTGCTTTGTTCCAGGAAAGAAACGAACTTCGGGCCGGCTCTTCTGATCTGCCCTACCTCCGTGTTGGGAAACTGGCAGAAGGAGCTTGAGCGGTTTGCCCCGTCTTTGCGGGTCTATCTGCATTACGGACCGCAACGGGACAAAGGGGAACTCTTTGCCGAGGCCGTTCGCGGCTACGATCTGGTGATTACCTCTTATACATTGGCTCACCTGGACAAAGAGGAACTGTCTTCTGTCCGATGGGACACAATCTGCCTGGATGAGGCGCAAAACATCAAAAATGCATACACCAAGCAATCGGCGGCCATTCGCAAGCTGAACGCCTTTCATCGAATCGCTTTGACGGGGACACCGATTGAGAATCGCCTGACGGAACTGTGGTCGATTTTCGATTTTGTCAATCCCGGTTATTTGGGCAGTCTTCGGGCGTTTACCCAACACTATGTGAATCCGATTGAAAAGAAGAATGATTCCCTGTTGATCGGACAGGTTCAGAAACTTATCCGCCCCTTCCTGCTTCGAAGGGTCAAGAAAGATCCCGCCATCCGGTTGGATCTACCCGACAAGAACGAAATGAAAACCTTCGTGTCCCTGACTGCCGAGCAAGGTGCGCTATATGAAAATGTGGTCCGAGACTTGTTTGAGAAACTTGAGACACTTACCGGCATGGAGAAAAAAGGGTTGATTCTCTCAGCGTTAACGAAACTGAAACAGATCTGCAACCACCCGGCACTGTTTCTGAAAGAAACGGGGAGACCGGTTTCGGACGGCCGTTCCAACAAACTGGTCCGGTTGCTGGAAATGATTCAGGAACTGCGGGAAGAAGGGGACAAGTGCCTGATTTTTACACAATTTGTGGAGATGGGGCATTTGCTGCAGACCATTCTTGAGAAGGAGCGGAAAGAACCGGTTTTGTTTCTGCATGGCGGAGTTCCGAAGAGCAAGCGGGATCAGATGATTGCCCGGTTTCAGGATCCGTCGCTGCCCGTTGAGAAGCAGTGCGGAATTTTCATACTGTCGTTAAAAGCGGGGGGAACGGGATTGAATCTGACTGCCGCCAACCATGTGTTCCATTTTGACCGGTGGTGGAATCCCGCCGTGGAGAATCAGGCTACGGATCGCGCGTTCCGGATTGGACAAACACGGGATGTCCAGGTTTACAAGTTTGTTTC contains these protein-coding regions:
- a CDS encoding DEAD/DEAH box helicase, coding for MLLQEAARICREALIHGWFAPSFDGWKWGHLRWELRQPEHLERSWQTVLREAERHGIRYLEDWFDSVVADVLRQEPEVAAAWEKVVQEHRFLQASPVHNEPGGVDGWLDEEQWLVAIGWKRDEIPFRTCVQLVEPEDGENWKLRLILQDKDNPYLLVETDASGRPLEGDFPGHWLGYTEERILRDAAKITQIVPWLGSADRPDLFLTELDDEQAWEFMNESGLRLIQAGFSVFLPSWWEELKNLRPKLKAQIKSSVGSDRNSLLGLNQIVQFDWKVAVGNLDLTEEEFVRLATEKKRLMRIRGKWVQLDPAFANQVRQTFKLVQKNKGLSLRDVLEMYLLGSEEDQTACGENNLHEDSSAEIAGKDAHAPLRFEVELNSHLQQFMKKLQQTSSVEMVEPPAELNAQLRKYQQEGVSWLLFLRRFGLGGCLADDMGLGKTIQFIAYLLCSRKETNFGPALLICPTSVLGNWQKELERFAPSLRVYLHYGPQRDKGELFAEAVRGYDLVITSYTLAHLDKEELSSVRWDTICLDEAQNIKNAYTKQSAAIRKLNAFHRIALTGTPIENRLTELWSIFDFVNPGYLGSLRAFTQHYVNPIEKKNDSLLIGQVQKLIRPFLLRRVKKDPAIRLDLPDKNEMKTFVSLTAEQGALYENVVRDLFEKLETLTGMEKKGLILSALTKLKQICNHPALFLKETGRPVSDGRSNKLVRLLEMIQELREEGDKCLIFTQFVEMGHLLQTILEKERKEPVLFLHGGVPKSKRDQMIARFQDPSLPVEKQCGIFILSLKAGGTGLNLTAANHVFHFDRWWNPAVENQATDRAFRIGQTRDVQVYKFVSLGTLEERIDEMIGRKQDLSRQIVGSGENWITEMSTDELKELFTLRKEWIGKE
- a CDS encoding SWIM zinc finger family protein → MLILNMNHLITRIHPYFSSTILKRGWEYFQDCAVERLDMEGGTVIQATVRGTRKYRVYMDLTSFPDSSCSCPYEGYCKHMAAVLFEALDEVGLSAYDFLANRAGQEEIAAAASQVAADARALPSSAVGGKAKKSPTKPRIAAPQESGPVEEWHLYFSEKFGNPRQYGPYSIGSFYLNVRNHLFPLCQNWSPGIQRLYQLHVWLFVMQQIDRIYSQVSGYSLYYDNDSYFKNQSSQWIDDLVEIVEGIDPVEASQRYPQYLAATTRFLAENAFPARETLTDWSFVYRFLWGRLLNYKPWIIGECDRLRSELKKPDLSLVRKDALIIALVHFDILDGRDRQAMEKAEKELSAQDPAVLWGYFQYFVSSSQWDRLIDWLKWLKPIVKRSGQRHLSHYFHFWQEAKKHRATEEEWVATAIYLLPTSYGHYAKYLIEQGRYREWVDLNLFCGLSLYEVDPVDLKKVESKQKESVLPLYHQAVERCILEKNRDSYREAVRLMKKLEQLYRHLREQPRWARYIEYVSAKYSRYRAFQEELRKGKVVG